The Branchiostoma lanceolatum isolate klBraLanc5 chromosome 10, klBraLanc5.hap2, whole genome shotgun sequence genome has a window encoding:
- the LOC136443885 gene encoding uncharacterized protein, whose amino-acid sequence MGDVLSDIGDYRKAIIFYERALKIRKNVYGHDAIHPDIASLYNNLGTAWSQLGHQRRAVGFHELALDIRRQTYGPEATHPDIASSLNNLGAAWCNLGDYGKALKLYEEALNIKRRVYGLKTAHLDVLRSLSNLGATWNYLGHPNKAILCYDEALRMSRVIFGDDLAHHQTATLLQKLGTSRGVLGDHRKAINLFEEAVQMEKRLRENSAEHPNICLLLSNLGVSLAALGDNRKAIDVLQEELTMMNKIYGHNAAHPDALRTLKNLSKVWRALGDHDKATALSLQAEEMQRRLR is encoded by the coding sequence ATGGGTGATGTGTTAAGTGATATTGGTGACTACAGGAAAGCAATAATCTTCTACGAAAGAGCTTTGAAGATTAGGAAAAATGTTTACGGACATGATGCGATACATCCCGACATTGCTTCATTATACAACAACCTAGGAACTGCATGGAGCCAGTTGGGGCATCAGAGAAGAGCAGTCGGTTTCCATGAACTCGCCTTGGACATCAGGAGACAAACGTATGGACCTGAGGCAACGCACCCAGACATTGCTTCGTCACTCAACAACCTTGGTGCTGCTTGGTGCAATCTTGGTGACTATGGGAAGGCACTGAAGCTGTATGAAGAGGCACTGAACATCAAAAGACGGGTATACGGACTCAAGACAGCACACCTAGATGTTCTGAGGTCCCTCAGCAACCTGGGTGCAACGTGGAACTACTTAGGTCATCCTAACAAAGCAATCCTGTGCTATGACGAGGCGTTGCGCATGAGCAGAGTTATCTTTGGTGACGATTTAGCACACCATCAAACAGCCACCCTACTACAAAAGCTGGGAACATCGCGGGGAGTACTCGGTGACCACAGGAAGGCCATCAACTTGTTCGAAGAAGCTGTACAGATGGAGAAACGCCTGCGCGAAAACAGTGCAGAACATCCAAACATCTGTCTGCTTCTGTCCAACTTGGGCGTGTCTTTGGCTGCCCTGGGGGACAACAGGAAGGCAATCGACGTACTACAAGAGGAACTGACGATGATGAACAAAATCTATGGACACAACGCGGCCCATCCGGATGCACTCAGGACTCTGAAGAACCTGAGTAAAGTCTGGAGAGCCCTGGGCGATCACGACAAGGCAACTGCATTATCGCTGCAGGCGGAGGAGATGCAACGTCGACTAAGATAA